A stretch of the Marivirga tractuosa DSM 4126 genome encodes the following:
- a CDS encoding FkbM family methyltransferase — protein MKKYFTQAYKKFVFRLSARNSIIFRVFYKYFFNPKKGSLDYFYDQVSKNLEDVYVIQVGANDGINHDPIHKFVKRDKWKGLLIEPQPDVFRYQLFPLYMRDEGIWMENIAIGEEISLMDMYKISFTRERWATGLTSFYKPTLQAKVDSGRVDEIARERNLKVPKRRAEYIDELKVEVKTFEFLRTKYKIGEVDILQVDVEGFDYEVIKLYDLSKFKPKVVVFESDLLKDLEYAEAENYFVDHGYLIRRLGRDSIAVRKDFKLGISVFNQLGE, from the coding sequence ATGAAAAAGTATTTTACACAAGCTTATAAGAAGTTCGTTTTCAGATTGTCAGCACGAAATTCTATAATTTTCAGAGTGTTTTACAAATACTTTTTCAATCCAAAAAAAGGAAGCTTAGACTATTTTTACGATCAGGTTTCCAAAAATCTGGAGGATGTGTATGTGATACAAGTAGGTGCAAATGATGGTATCAATCATGATCCGATTCATAAATTTGTAAAACGAGACAAATGGAAAGGACTTTTGATAGAACCGCAACCGGATGTGTTTAGATATCAACTGTTCCCACTTTATATGCGGGATGAAGGCATTTGGATGGAGAATATTGCTATTGGAGAAGAGATTAGCTTGATGGATATGTATAAAATCAGTTTTACTAGGGAAAGATGGGCTACTGGTTTAACGAGCTTTTATAAACCAACATTGCAAGCTAAAGTAGATAGCGGGCGTGTAGACGAAATCGCTAGAGAACGTAATTTGAAGGTGCCGAAGCGAAGAGCGGAATATATTGATGAGTTGAAAGTAGAGGTCAAGACGTTTGAATTTCTAAGAACGAAATACAAAATTGGTGAAGTAGATATATTGCAAGTGGACGTAGAAGGATTTGATTATGAGGTGATAAAATTATATGACCTTAGTAAATTTAAGCCAAAGGTTGTAGTTTTTGAGAGTGATCTTTTAAAAGATTTGGAATATGCAGAGGCTGAAAATTATTTTGTGGATCACGGCTATTTAATCAGAAGATTAGGGAGAGACAGCATAGCCGTAAGGAAAGATTTTAAGCTCGGTATATCAGTTTTCAACCAATTAGGAGAATAA
- a CDS encoding glycosyltransferase family 4 protein codes for MKILVISNFRSIVTVRPEAEIFIGLAKKGHDITVMTYKESEYIPRFEEHGIKVILFHPEKKRDKESIAFIREELVRGKYDVLQMYNSLAYLSGIPAAKGLPVKVILYRGYTGNIAWYDPFIYFKYFNKTVDAVICNVKAIEELFLKNYFGNRIIFKTINKGHDISWYQVEEKADLSGYTQKPDNVKFICTANDRKMKGVKYLLKATHYLDKDAPFELFLAGRNMDRPEFLKLINDSPVKDKIHILGFRKDILEVENNCDVFVLASLYGESITKAAIEAMGLGKAPLITDIPGNRKLVISGESGIVVPKANAKSLAEGMKKYIYNPDLISKYGKAAQNRIQTVFHTSKTVEEYDKFYKELIVN; via the coding sequence GTGAAGATACTAGTCATCAGCAATTTCAGATCAATTGTTACGGTAAGGCCCGAAGCAGAAATTTTTATCGGTTTAGCGAAAAAAGGGCATGACATTACCGTAATGACTTATAAGGAATCCGAATATATTCCACGATTTGAAGAACATGGGATAAAAGTCATTCTATTTCACCCCGAAAAGAAACGCGATAAAGAAAGTATTGCTTTCATAAGGGAGGAATTAGTAAGAGGAAAATATGATGTTCTGCAGATGTACAATAGCCTTGCTTATCTCAGTGGAATTCCAGCTGCGAAAGGCCTTCCTGTAAAAGTGATTTTATATAGGGGTTATACTGGAAATATTGCGTGGTATGATCCTTTTATTTATTTTAAATATTTCAACAAAACTGTTGATGCAGTTATCTGTAATGTGAAGGCAATTGAAGAACTGTTCCTAAAGAATTACTTTGGGAACAGGATTATTTTTAAAACCATTAATAAGGGTCATGATATTTCCTGGTATCAAGTAGAGGAGAAGGCAGATTTATCTGGATACACACAAAAGCCCGACAATGTGAAATTTATCTGTACTGCTAATGATCGAAAAATGAAGGGCGTAAAATATTTACTGAAAGCCACTCATTATTTAGACAAAGATGCTCCTTTTGAATTATTCTTGGCGGGTAGGAATATGGATAGGCCTGAATTTCTGAAGTTGATAAATGACAGTCCTGTGAAGGATAAGATTCATATTTTGGGATTCAGAAAGGATATTCTGGAAGTAGAGAATAACTGCGATGTTTTTGTGTTGGCCTCTCTTTACGGTGAGTCCATAACTAAAGCGGCAATTGAAGCCATGGGCTTAGGCAAAGCACCTTTGATTACTGATATTCCCGGCAATAGAAAACTGGTGATTTCAGGGGAGTCGGGCATTGTTGTGCCAAAGGCAAATGCAAAGTCACTAGCGGAAGGGATGAAAAAATATATTTATAATCCTGACCTCATTAGCAAGTATGGAAAAGCTGCCCAAAACAGAATTCAAACGGTTTTTCACACCAGTAAAACAGTTGAAGAGTACGACAAATTCTACAAAGAACTGATCGTTAATTAA
- a CDS encoding glycosyltransferase family 2 protein produces the protein MLDNFKSYSNKKDNPPIFSIVIPTWNNWDILKNCIKAIRNHSNLNHQIIVFINEGKDDTLEWVKSQNDLDYVFSPTNVGSCYALNSCRNLFEADYMLYLNDDMYVLPEWDKVLYEEINSLNTKMFMLSATLIEPTDTGNSCVVKQDYGNGFDDFKEEKLLSEYKNLVREDWSGSTWPPNIMPVELWDLEGGLSIEYSPGMYSDPDFSKKIYEAGVRIFKSKGESLVYHFGSKSTKRLGKNTGRIQFIMKWGLSSKTFTQNFLRIGADHNSSIREASLN, from the coding sequence ATGTTAGATAATTTTAAATCATACAGCAACAAAAAGGACAATCCACCCATCTTTTCTATTGTTATTCCAACATGGAATAATTGGGATATTTTAAAAAACTGCATTAAAGCAATCCGCAATCATTCTAATTTAAATCATCAAATCATTGTATTTATCAATGAAGGGAAAGATGACACTTTGGAATGGGTGAAATCCCAAAACGATCTTGATTATGTGTTTAGCCCTACCAATGTCGGAAGTTGCTATGCCTTGAATAGTTGCAGAAATTTGTTTGAAGCAGATTATATGCTGTATTTGAATGATGATATGTACGTTTTGCCTGAATGGGATAAAGTGCTTTATGAAGAAATTAATTCCTTGAATACTAAAATGTTCATGCTGTCAGCAACCTTAATTGAGCCAACTGACACAGGTAATTCTTGTGTTGTTAAACAGGATTATGGGAATGGATTTGATGATTTTAAGGAGGAGAAGTTATTAAGTGAATATAAAAATTTGGTGAGAGAAGATTGGAGTGGTAGTACCTGGCCGCCTAACATCATGCCAGTCGAGCTTTGGGATTTGGAGGGTGGCTTAAGCATAGAGTACAGCCCGGGGATGTATTCAGATCCAGATTTTTCCAAAAAAATCTATGAGGCTGGTGTTAGAATTTTCAAAAGTAAGGGTGAAAGCCTGGTTTATCATTTTGGTTCTAAATCCACCAAAAGATTAGGCAAAAATACAGGAAGAATTCAGTTTATTATGAAATGGGGACTTAGTTCGAAAACTTTTACGCAAAATTTTCTGCGAATTGGAGCAGACCATAACTCCTCAATAAGGGAAGCTAGCTTAAATTAG
- a CDS encoding glycosyltransferase family 2 protein — MKIKLSAVVITFNEEKNIRRCLNSLVKVADEIIVVDSFSSDRTVEICKEFGCDFRTNPFEGHIQQKNFALQQASNDFILSLDADEELSQKLIESILEIKADWKYDAYYFNRLSSYCGKFFPHGSWYPDQKIRLFDRRLAKWGGTNPHDKIVLSTNSKEFLKGDLLHYTYHTIEEHIKQINYFSGIAAKAAHDKGKRFNILKLVFKPFWRFFRDYFLKHGFLGGIRGLTICLLTAVETYSKIIKLWELERAEKLNQKPS, encoded by the coding sequence TTGAAGATTAAATTATCCGCAGTTGTGATTACTTTTAATGAAGAGAAAAACATCAGGAGGTGTTTAAATTCTTTAGTAAAAGTTGCGGATGAAATAATTGTTGTGGATTCTTTTTCTTCCGATCGGACGGTGGAAATTTGCAAGGAATTCGGATGTGATTTCAGAACAAATCCTTTTGAAGGGCACATTCAACAAAAAAACTTCGCTTTGCAGCAAGCATCCAATGATTTTATACTTTCTTTAGATGCCGATGAAGAACTTTCTCAAAAACTTATCGAATCTATTTTAGAAATTAAAGCTGATTGGAAATATGATGCATATTATTTCAATCGGCTATCTTCTTATTGCGGCAAGTTTTTTCCACATGGAAGTTGGTATCCCGACCAGAAAATAAGACTTTTTGACAGGAGGCTTGCCAAATGGGGAGGTACAAATCCTCATGATAAAATTGTTCTTTCAACTAATAGTAAAGAGTTTCTCAAAGGGGACTTGTTGCATTACACCTACCACACAATAGAAGAACACATCAAACAGATCAATTATTTTTCTGGAATAGCAGCTAAAGCAGCTCATGATAAAGGAAAAAGATTCAATATATTAAAGTTGGTTTTTAAACCGTTCTGGAGGTTCTTCCGAGATTATTTTCTCAAGCATGGCTTTCTTGGTGGTATCAGAGGCTTGACGATTTGTTTACTTACGGCAGTTGAAACCTATTCAAAAATCATAAAACTTTGGGAGTTAGAAAGAGCCGAAAAATTAAATCAAAAACCTAGTTGA
- the ahcY gene encoding adenosylhomocysteinase, with translation MTDTENYKVKDISLAAWGRKEITLAEAEMPGLMALREEYGKEQPLKGARIAGCLHMTIQTAVLIETLVALGAEVTWSSCNIFSTQDQAAAAIAAAGIPVYAWKGMTEEEFNWCIEQTLFFGEDKKPLNMILDDGGDLTNMVLDNYPELADGINGLSEETTTGVHRLYERMKKGTLPMPAINVNDSVTKSKFDNKYGCKESLVDAIRRATDVMMAGKVAVVGGYGDVGKGSAASLRGAGVRVIVTEIDPICALQAAMDGFEVKPMKKAVQEADIIVTATGNKDIITSDLFEAMKDKAIVCNIGHFDNEIDVDWLHKNAEWDNIKPQVDLITMKNGKQIILLAEGRLVNLGCATGHPSFVMSNSFTNQTLAQIELWTRKDNYENAVYMLPKHLDEKVAALHLSKIGVELDTLSKDQADYIGVEVEGPFKPEYYRY, from the coding sequence ATGACAGATACAGAGAATTACAAAGTAAAAGACATTTCCCTAGCTGCTTGGGGAAGAAAAGAAATTACGCTTGCTGAGGCAGAAATGCCTGGCCTAATGGCATTAAGAGAAGAGTACGGAAAAGAGCAACCTTTGAAAGGTGCTAGAATTGCGGGTTGTTTGCACATGACTATCCAAACTGCAGTTTTGATTGAAACTTTAGTGGCTTTAGGTGCTGAAGTAACATGGAGTTCTTGTAACATCTTTTCAACTCAAGACCAAGCTGCTGCTGCTATTGCAGCTGCAGGTATACCTGTTTATGCTTGGAAAGGAATGACAGAAGAGGAATTCAACTGGTGTATTGAACAAACACTTTTCTTCGGTGAAGACAAGAAGCCATTGAACATGATTTTGGATGATGGTGGTGACTTAACCAATATGGTGCTAGACAACTATCCTGAACTTGCAGATGGCATCAACGGGCTTTCTGAGGAGACTACCACTGGCGTTCATAGATTATATGAGCGTATGAAGAAAGGAACCTTACCAATGCCTGCTATCAATGTTAACGATTCAGTTACTAAATCTAAATTTGATAATAAGTACGGATGTAAAGAATCATTGGTAGATGCAATTAGAAGAGCTACAGATGTGATGATGGCTGGTAAAGTTGCCGTTGTTGGTGGTTATGGTGATGTAGGGAAAGGTTCTGCTGCTTCTTTAAGAGGTGCTGGTGTTAGAGTTATTGTTACGGAGATTGATCCAATTTGTGCGCTTCAGGCTGCAATGGATGGCTTTGAAGTGAAACCAATGAAAAAAGCAGTGCAAGAAGCTGATATCATTGTTACAGCTACTGGAAATAAGGATATCATTACTTCTGATTTATTTGAAGCGATGAAAGACAAGGCAATTGTTTGTAACATTGGTCATTTTGACAATGAGATCGATGTAGACTGGTTACATAAAAATGCTGAGTGGGATAACATAAAGCCGCAAGTAGATTTGATTACTATGAAGAACGGTAAACAAATCATTCTGTTAGCTGAAGGAAGATTAGTAAACTTGGGTTGTGCGACTGGTCACCCTTCTTTCGTAATGTCCAATTCATTTACGAACCAGACTTTGGCTCAAATTGAATTGTGGACACGTAAAGATAATTATGAAAATGCTGTTTATATGCTTCCTAAGCACTTAGATGAAAAAGTAGCGGCCTTGCACTTGTCTAAAATTGGAGTTGAACTAGATACTTTAAGTAAAGACCAAGCAGATTATATTGGTGTAGAGGTTGAAGGACCATTTAAGCCAGAGTATTACAGATATTAA
- a CDS encoding biotin--[acetyl-CoA-carboxylase] ligase: MGKQFISLPSCHSTNDLMAQMSAKNQLYEGAIIITKHQTKGKGQRGNQWNSPDGENLTFSIFLKPQFLKAAQQFELNRMVSLALLDVVKSLSDEVKVFVKWPNDLIVNKKKVAGILIENSINQNGISESIVGIGLNVNQMENILPTATSLAQQFDKNFNLDKILLDIVQRLEHYYLILRSGDFRFIHQLYESNLYLKDKVAFYEDASGKFNGIIRKVYPDGVLEIEDESGIIKKFHFKEVRLLS, from the coding sequence ATGGGGAAACAATTCATTTCCCTGCCAAGCTGTCATTCCACCAATGATTTGATGGCACAAATGTCTGCCAAAAATCAGCTTTACGAAGGTGCAATTATCATTACAAAACACCAAACTAAAGGGAAAGGGCAAAGAGGTAATCAGTGGAATTCTCCTGATGGAGAAAATTTAACTTTTTCAATTTTTCTTAAACCACAATTCCTAAAAGCAGCGCAGCAATTTGAACTCAATAGAATGGTCTCTTTGGCGCTTTTGGATGTTGTGAAAAGCCTTTCCGATGAAGTAAAAGTTTTTGTTAAATGGCCTAATGATCTTATCGTAAATAAGAAAAAAGTAGCGGGGATATTAATTGAAAATTCCATCAATCAAAATGGAATTTCTGAAAGTATTGTCGGGATTGGATTGAATGTTAATCAAATGGAAAATATTCTTCCAACGGCAACATCTTTAGCACAGCAATTTGATAAGAATTTTAATTTAGACAAGATCCTGTTAGATATTGTTCAGAGATTAGAACATTACTATTTAATTTTAAGAAGCGGGGATTTTCGATTCATTCATCAGCTGTACGAATCAAACTTATATCTTAAAGATAAGGTGGCTTTTTATGAAGATGCCAGCGGGAAATTCAATGGGATTATTCGTAAAGTTTACCCCGATGGGGTACTGGAAATCGAAGATGAAAGTGGAATTATTAAAAAATTTCATTTCAAGGAAGTCCGCTTGCTGTCATAA
- the rsfS gene encoding ribosome silencing factor, translated as MTGIDLWEFHVAVKNHDIHMNSEALSNIVVKGMQERKAQDITILDLTAVKNAVADYFVICSATSDTQADSISESIEKFVHKEANEKPWMTEGKNNKEWILIDFANVVAHVFKNDKRDHYNLESLWGDAKIIEVESV; from the coding sequence ATGACAGGAATAGATTTATGGGAATTCCATGTAGCCGTAAAAAACCATGATATACACATGAATTCAGAAGCTTTAAGTAATATAGTAGTGAAGGGAATGCAGGAGAGAAAAGCTCAAGACATCACCATTTTGGATTTAACCGCAGTGAAAAATGCAGTAGCTGACTACTTCGTGATTTGTTCAGCAACTTCCGACACTCAAGCAGATTCCATATCTGAATCCATTGAAAAATTTGTGCATAAAGAAGCAAATGAAAAACCATGGATGACTGAGGGAAAAAATAATAAGGAGTGGATTCTGATTGATTTTGCAAATGTTGTTGCCCATGTCTTCAAAAATGACAAAAGAGATCATTATAATCTGGAAAGTCTATGGGGCGATGCCAAAATCATAGAGGTAGAAAGTGTTTAA